A portion of the Pseudomonas koreensis genome contains these proteins:
- a CDS encoding HD domain-containing protein yields the protein MTVNCFAPMETLASALIRHALEPSNDGAHDLAHLQRVWHNASTVHETEGGDLEVLLAAVLLHDCVAVEKNSPLRSQASRLAADKASSVLKEMNWPDEKISNVAHAIEAHSFSAKITPLTVEAKIVQDADRLDSLGMLGVARTFYVAGRMGSALYDPQDPEAREREYDDTRFCLDHFQTKLLHLADGFQTATGQRLAQIRHQRLKAFMEQFKEEIGIV from the coding sequence ATGACCGTTAACTGTTTTGCGCCGATGGAAACACTGGCATCAGCGCTGATTCGGCACGCACTGGAACCCTCGAACGACGGCGCCCACGACCTCGCTCACCTGCAACGGGTCTGGCACAACGCAAGCACCGTGCATGAAACCGAAGGCGGCGATCTCGAAGTGTTACTCGCCGCCGTGCTGCTGCACGATTGCGTAGCGGTCGAGAAAAACTCGCCACTGCGCTCCCAGGCTTCACGTCTGGCAGCGGACAAAGCTTCATCCGTGCTGAAGGAAATGAATTGGCCCGACGAGAAAATCAGCAACGTTGCCCACGCCATCGAAGCCCACAGTTTTTCCGCCAAGATCACCCCGTTGACCGTTGAAGCGAAAATCGTCCAGGACGCCGATCGCCTCGACTCGCTGGGCATGCTCGGCGTTGCCCGAACATTCTACGTTGCCGGGCGCATGGGCTCGGCGCTGTACGATCCGCAGGATCCCGAAGCGCGTGAACGCGAGTACGACGACACGCGTTTTTGCCTCGATCATTTCCAGACCAAACTGCTGCATCTGGCCGACGGCTTTCAGACTGCGACCGGCCAGCGTCTGGCACAGATTCGTCATCAGCGACTGAAGGCTTTCATGGAGCAGTTCAAGGAAGAGATCGGCATCGTCTGA
- a CDS encoding 2-dehydro-3-deoxy-6-phosphogalactonate aldolase, whose product MLKQALAQNGLIAILRGLQPQEAAAVGEVLYSAGFRVIEVPLNSPSPYESIRILRDALPADCLIGAGTVLTPEQVEQVKAAGGQVIVMPHSDAKVLRAAKVAGLYLSPGVATPTEAFAALAEGADILKLFPAEQMGPAVVKAWLAVLPAGTVLAPVGGITPDNMQAFIDAGVKGFGLGSGLFKPGMTPEQVAENAKAYVAAWKALR is encoded by the coding sequence ATGCTCAAGCAAGCACTGGCACAAAACGGTCTGATCGCGATTCTGCGTGGCCTGCAACCGCAGGAAGCGGCGGCTGTCGGAGAAGTCCTTTATTCCGCCGGATTTCGCGTCATCGAAGTACCGCTCAACTCCCCATCGCCGTACGAAAGTATCCGCATCCTGCGTGATGCGCTGCCCGCCGATTGCCTGATCGGTGCCGGCACCGTGCTCACCCCCGAGCAGGTCGAGCAGGTCAAAGCTGCTGGCGGGCAAGTGATCGTCATGCCGCACAGCGATGCCAAGGTGTTGCGCGCGGCGAAAGTGGCGGGGCTGTACCTGTCGCCGGGCGTGGCCACGCCGACCGAAGCCTTCGCCGCCCTGGCCGAGGGTGCGGACATTCTCAAACTGTTCCCGGCCGAGCAGATGGGGCCGGCAGTCGTCAAAGCCTGGCTCGCGGTGTTGCCGGCTGGCACGGTGCTGGCGCCGGTCGGCGGCATTACCCCGGACAACATGCAGGCCTTTATCGACGCCGGCGTGAAAGGCTTCGGCCTCGGTTCCGGCCTGTTCAAACCTGGCATGACGCCGGAACAGGTGGCCGAGAATGCCAAGGCCTATGTGGCCGCATGGAAAGCCCTGCGTTAA
- the dgoD gene encoding galactonate dehydratase, whose translation MKITKLTTFIVPPRWCFLKVETDEGVTGWGEPVVEGRAHTVAAAVEELSDYLIGKDPRNIEDIWTVLYRGGFYRGGAIHMSALAGIDQALWDIKGKALGVSVSDLLGGQVRDKIRVYSWIGGDRPADTARAAKEAVSRGFTAVKMNGTEELQFLDTFEKVDLALANVAAVRDAVGPNVGIGVDFHGRVHKPMAKVLMKELDPYKLMFIEEPVLSENYEALKELAPLTSTPIALGERLFSRWDFKRVLSEGYVDIIQPDASHAGGITETRKIANMAEAYDVALALHCPLGPIALAACLQLDAACYNAFIQEQSLGIHYNESNDLLDYVKDPRVFDYDQGFVKIPNGPGLGIEINEEYVIERAAVGHRWRNPIWRHADGSFAEW comes from the coding sequence ATGAAAATCACCAAACTCACGACCTTCATCGTTCCGCCGCGCTGGTGCTTCCTCAAGGTCGAAACCGACGAGGGCGTGACCGGCTGGGGCGAGCCCGTGGTCGAAGGGCGCGCACACACGGTCGCCGCTGCGGTGGAAGAATTGTCCGACTACCTGATCGGCAAAGACCCACGCAATATCGAAGACATCTGGACCGTGCTCTATCGCGGCGGCTTCTACCGTGGCGGCGCGATCCACATGAGTGCGCTGGCCGGTATCGACCAGGCCCTGTGGGACATCAAGGGCAAAGCCCTCGGCGTCTCGGTCAGCGACCTGCTCGGTGGCCAGGTGCGCGACAAGATCCGTGTGTATTCGTGGATCGGCGGCGACCGTCCGGCCGACACCGCGCGTGCGGCGAAAGAAGCAGTGAGCCGTGGTTTCACTGCGGTGAAAATGAACGGCACCGAAGAACTGCAGTTCCTCGATACCTTCGAGAAAGTCGACCTCGCCCTGGCCAACGTCGCCGCCGTACGTGATGCGGTCGGGCCGAACGTCGGCATCGGCGTCGACTTCCATGGCCGCGTGCACAAGCCGATGGCCAAGGTGCTGATGAAGGAACTCGACCCGTACAAGCTGATGTTCATCGAAGAACCGGTGCTCAGCGAAAATTACGAAGCGCTAAAAGAACTGGCGCCGCTGACCAGCACACCGATTGCCTTGGGCGAGCGTCTGTTTTCGCGCTGGGACTTTAAACGGGTGTTGAGCGAAGGCTACGTCGACATTATCCAGCCCGACGCGTCCCACGCCGGCGGCATCACCGAAACCCGCAAGATCGCCAACATGGCCGAAGCCTACGACGTCGCGCTGGCGCTGCATTGCCCGCTGGGGCCGATTGCGCTGGCGGCGTGTTTGCAACTCGACGCGGCTTGTTACAACGCGTTTATCCAGGAGCAGAGCCTCGGCATCCATTACAACGAGAGCAACGACTTGCTCGACTATGTGAAGGATCCACGGGTATTCGACTACGACCAGGGCTTCGTCAAGATCCCGAACGGCCCGGGACTGGGTATCGAGATCAACGAGGAATACGTAATCGAACGCGCCGCCGTCGGCCACCGCTGGCGCAACCCGATCTGGCGCCATGCCGATGGCAGCTTTGCCGAGTGGTGA
- a CDS encoding purine-cytosine permease family protein produces the protein MSSSTAGQSVGQLETRGIEPVPEAECNGHPLQLFWVWFAANISILGLPLGATLVAFRGLAIWQAIIVAILGAAGSFAVVGIISIAGRRGRAPSLTLSRAIFGVRGNIGPTLVSLMSRLGWETVNTTTAAFVLLSLCSILFGSPVEAKSAPVLTLIFIAIFVLLTLAVSGLGHATLLVIQKWATYVFGALNILVGGFLCATIDWSAVFNATPAPLSAMIIGIGTMAAGTGIGWANAGADMSRYQHRSVKAVRLVASAAFGAGIPLVLLITLGGLLSVGNNDLASATDPIVAIRDMLPTWMAVPYLITAFGGLLLSNNLSVYSAGLTTLTLGLKVKRVYAVVVDIVAIFAGSIYFMLIAESFYGPFITFISLLAVPITAWVGIFVVDLIHRHYYSPKDLLDVSPSSAYWYRGGIEWRAFGAWAIAIVLGFSFTTIGTTAENVWFKGFLSDSWLGHNGLGWIVTFVVAGGIYLILGGAKDRRAAQPENAHA, from the coding sequence ATGAGTTCATCAACCGCCGGGCAAAGCGTCGGGCAACTGGAAACCCGCGGCATCGAGCCGGTGCCGGAAGCCGAGTGCAACGGTCATCCGCTGCAACTGTTCTGGGTCTGGTTTGCTGCCAATATTTCCATTCTCGGCTTGCCGCTGGGTGCCACGCTGGTAGCGTTTCGCGGACTGGCGATCTGGCAGGCGATCATTGTCGCCATCCTCGGTGCCGCCGGTTCTTTTGCGGTGGTCGGCATCATTTCGATTGCCGGACGTCGTGGCCGCGCGCCGAGCCTGACGCTGTCGCGGGCGATCTTCGGCGTACGCGGCAACATCGGCCCGACACTGGTTTCGCTGATGTCGCGTCTGGGTTGGGAAACCGTCAACACCACCACTGCGGCGTTCGTGCTGCTCTCGCTGTGTTCGATTCTGTTCGGCTCGCCGGTCGAGGCGAAAAGTGCGCCGGTACTGACGCTGATCTTTATCGCTATCTTCGTCCTGCTGACGTTGGCGGTGTCCGGCCTCGGCCACGCGACGTTGTTGGTAATCCAGAAGTGGGCGACCTACGTGTTCGGTGCGCTGAACATTCTCGTCGGTGGTTTTCTCTGCGCAACCATCGACTGGAGTGCGGTGTTCAACGCCACGCCGGCGCCGCTGAGCGCGATGATCATCGGTATCGGCACCATGGCTGCCGGCACCGGCATCGGCTGGGCCAACGCCGGCGCCGACATGTCGCGCTATCAGCACCGCAGCGTCAAGGCGGTGCGGCTGGTGGCGTCGGCGGCATTCGGCGCGGGCATTCCGCTGGTGCTGCTGATCACCCTCGGCGGCTTGCTCTCGGTGGGCAACAATGACTTGGCTTCGGCGACTGACCCGATCGTCGCGATCCGCGACATGCTGCCGACCTGGATGGCCGTGCCGTACCTGATCACCGCATTCGGTGGCCTGCTTCTGTCGAACAACCTGTCGGTGTACTCCGCCGGCCTGACCACGCTGACCCTGGGCCTCAAGGTCAAACGCGTCTATGCGGTGGTGGTGGATATCGTCGCGATCTTCGCCGGCTCGATCTACTTCATGCTGATCGCGGAGAGTTTCTACGGTCCGTTCATCACCTTCATTTCCCTGCTGGCGGTGCCGATTACTGCGTGGGTGGGAATTTTCGTGGTCGACCTGATTCACCGCCACTACTACAGCCCCAAAGACCTGCTCGACGTCAGCCCGAGCAGCGCCTACTGGTATCGCGGCGGCATCGAGTGGCGTGCGTTCGGCGCCTGGGCGATTGCAATTGTGCTCGGCTTCAGCTTCACCACCATCGGCACCACGGCGGAAAACGTCTGGTTCAAGGGCTTTCTGTCCGACTCCTGGCTGGGCCACAACGGCCTCGGCTGGATCGTGACCTTCGTCGTCGCCGGTGGCATTTACCTGATACTTGGCGGTGCGAAAGATCGCCGCGCCGCGCAACCCGAGAATGCTCATGCCTAA
- a CDS encoding Rho termination factor N-terminal domain-containing protein, whose product MPRGSKDKYTSEQKRKAEHIEDSYEKRGASKDEAEARAWATVNKQSGGGEKSGGSGRKKPASAKSQERKESSRRAVASRKGHSRNSETSKDTQTVDSLMKEARAKNIPGRSSMRKQELIEALRKAG is encoded by the coding sequence ATGCCTCGTGGAAGCAAAGACAAATACACCAGCGAACAGAAGCGCAAAGCCGAGCACATCGAAGACAGCTACGAGAAAAGGGGCGCGTCGAAAGATGAAGCCGAGGCGCGCGCTTGGGCGACAGTGAACAAGCAATCCGGTGGTGGTGAGAAATCCGGCGGCTCTGGGCGCAAAAAACCGGCGAGCGCCAAGTCGCAAGAGCGCAAGGAGTCATCGCGCCGCGCGGTGGCCAGTCGCAAGGGCCACTCGCGCAACAGCGAGACCTCGAAGGATACGCAGACGGTCGATAGCCTGATGAAGGAAGCCCGGGCGAAGAACATTCCGGGACGCTCGTCGATGCGCAAGCAGGAGTTGATCGAGGCGTTGCGCAAGGCTGGCTAA
- a CDS encoding PfkB family carbohydrate kinase produces the protein MPKMLHTGQVIIDLVMAVDKLPQIGGDVLAQSAGFEAGGGFNVMAAAVRNGLPVVYLGRHGSGRFGDLARQAMQAEGIRIGIREPAERDTGLCVALTDASAERSFISYIGAEGEVTAEDLNSVPAEAGDYVYLSGYSLLHEGKAQALLDWTLALPGSVNVVFDPGPLVESPDAPMMQALLPHIDVWTSNSVEALRFTGADEIGVAMDRLAKFLPEDVLMVVRDGPQGCWIQQRGERRQVPGFAVKAVDSNGAGDAHAGVFVAGLAQGLDALEAARRANAAAALAVTRWGPATSPGTAEVDEFIRESRGD, from the coding sequence ATGCCTAAGATGTTGCACACCGGCCAGGTCATCATCGACCTGGTCATGGCGGTGGATAAACTGCCGCAGATTGGCGGCGATGTGCTGGCGCAATCGGCGGGTTTCGAGGCGGGCGGCGGTTTCAATGTGATGGCGGCGGCGGTGCGCAACGGCTTGCCGGTGGTCTATCTCGGCCGCCATGGCAGCGGGCGCTTCGGCGATCTGGCACGCCAAGCGATGCAGGCGGAAGGTATCCGCATCGGCATCCGCGAACCGGCGGAGCGCGACACCGGTCTGTGCGTGGCGCTGACCGATGCCTCGGCCGAACGCAGTTTCATTTCCTACATCGGCGCCGAAGGCGAGGTGACCGCGGAGGATTTGAACAGCGTGCCTGCCGAGGCCGGCGATTACGTTTATCTGAGTGGTTACAGCCTGCTGCACGAGGGCAAGGCGCAGGCGTTGCTCGACTGGACACTGGCGCTGCCGGGATCGGTCAATGTGGTGTTCGACCCGGGACCGCTGGTGGAATCGCCGGACGCGCCGATGATGCAGGCGTTGCTGCCGCACATCGATGTGTGGACCAGCAACAGTGTCGAGGCGCTGCGCTTTACCGGCGCTGATGAGATTGGCGTGGCAATGGATCGTCTCGCGAAATTTTTGCCTGAAGATGTGCTGATGGTGGTGCGCGACGGGCCGCAGGGTTGCTGGATTCAACAGCGTGGCGAGCGTCGACAAGTGCCGGGGTTTGCTGTGAAAGCAGTGGACAGTAATGGTGCTGGCGATGCGCATGCCGGGGTGTTTGTTGCCGGGCTGGCGCAGGGGCTGGATGCGCTGGAAGCGGCGCGGCGGGCCAATGCCGCAGCAGCGCTGGCGGTGACTCGGTGGGGGCCGGCGACATCGCCGGGGACGGCTGAGGTTGATGAGTTTATCCGCGAGTCCCGCGGCGACTGA
- a CDS encoding MFS transporter produces the protein MQTHTLSGQASLVTPSRKRFFIMVLLFITVVINYLDRSNLSIAAPALTSELGIDPVHVGLIFSAFGWTYAAMQIPGGWLVDRVPPRILYSVALLLWSVATVMLGFVSSFIALFVLRMAVGALEAPAYPINSRVVTTWFPERERATAIGFYTSGQFVGLAFLTPVLAWLQHEFGWHMVFVATGAVGILWAVIWYAVYREPRNFKGANEAEIDLIREGGGLVDIQADAAKVKARFSWTDLGIVLSKRKLWGIYLGQFCLNSTLWFFLTWFPTYLVKYRGMDFIKSGLLASLPFLAAFVGVLCSGFFSDFLIRRGYTVGFARKLPIIGGLLISTSIIGANFVESTPLVIAFLALAFFGNGLASITWSLVSTLAPARLLGLTGGVFNFIGNLSAIATPIVIGFLASGDSFAPAITYIAVLALVGALSYVLLVGKVERIEL, from the coding sequence ATGCAAACGCATACCCTCTCCGGGCAGGCGTCTTTAGTCACGCCTAGCCGCAAGCGGTTTTTCATCATGGTGTTGCTGTTCATCACCGTGGTCATCAACTACCTCGACCGCAGCAACCTGTCGATTGCCGCGCCGGCGCTGACCAGTGAGCTGGGCATCGATCCGGTTCACGTCGGGCTGATCTTCTCCGCCTTCGGCTGGACTTACGCTGCCATGCAGATCCCCGGCGGCTGGCTGGTCGATCGCGTGCCGCCACGGATCCTTTACAGCGTCGCGCTGCTGCTGTGGTCGGTGGCCACAGTGATGCTCGGTTTCGTCAGCAGCTTCATCGCACTGTTCGTGCTGCGCATGGCCGTCGGTGCGCTGGAAGCGCCGGCCTATCCGATCAACAGCCGCGTGGTCACCACCTGGTTCCCTGAGCGCGAGCGCGCCACGGCGATCGGTTTCTACACCTCCGGGCAGTTCGTCGGTCTGGCCTTCCTGACCCCGGTGCTGGCGTGGCTGCAACACGAATTCGGCTGGCACATGGTGTTCGTCGCCACCGGCGCGGTGGGCATTCTCTGGGCCGTGATCTGGTACGCGGTGTATCGCGAGCCGCGCAATTTCAAAGGCGCCAATGAGGCGGAAATCGATCTGATCCGCGAGGGTGGCGGGCTGGTCGATATCCAGGCTGACGCGGCCAAGGTCAAGGCCAGATTCAGTTGGACCGATCTGGGTATCGTTCTCAGCAAGCGCAAGTTGTGGGGCATCTACCTCGGCCAGTTCTGCCTGAACTCGACGCTGTGGTTCTTCCTCACCTGGTTCCCGACCTATCTGGTGAAATATCGCGGCATGGACTTCATCAAGTCCGGCCTGCTTGCATCGCTGCCGTTTCTCGCCGCGTTCGTCGGTGTGTTGTGTTCGGGATTCTTTTCCGACTTCCTGATCCGGCGCGGCTACACCGTGGGCTTTGCGCGCAAATTGCCGATCATTGGCGGTCTGTTGATTTCGACCTCGATCATCGGCGCCAACTTCGTCGAGTCGACGCCGCTGGTGATCGCCTTCCTCGCCCTGGCATTTTTCGGTAACGGTCTGGCGTCCATCACCTGGTCGCTGGTCTCGACGCTGGCACCAGCGCGCTTGCTCGGTCTGACCGGTGGCGTGTTCAACTTCATCGGCAACCTCTCGGCGATCGCTACGCCGATCGTGATCGGCTTCCTCGCCAGCGGTGATTCGTTCGCCCCGGCGATCACTTACATCGCCGTGCTCGCGCTGGTCGGTGCCTTGTCCTACGTGCTGCTGGTGGGCAAGGTCGAGCGTATCGAGTTGTAG
- a CDS encoding GNAT family N-acetyltransferase: MTIEIRPATPSDAPQILAFITELADFEKARHEVIASVADIERSLFGEGATAHGLICLRDGLPIGFAVFFFSYSTWLGSNCLYLEDLYITPEQRGGGAGKTLLRHLAKIACANDCGRFEWSVLEWNTPAIEFYKSLGAQPQEEWVRYRMDGKVLREFAAGN; this comes from the coding sequence ATGACGATCGAAATCCGCCCGGCGACTCCCAGCGATGCGCCGCAAATCCTCGCCTTTATCACCGAACTGGCAGATTTCGAGAAGGCCCGTCACGAAGTCATCGCCAGCGTCGCCGACATCGAACGCAGCCTGTTCGGTGAAGGCGCTACCGCCCATGGCCTGATCTGTCTGCGCGACGGCTTGCCCATCGGCTTCGCGGTGTTCTTCTTCAGTTACTCAACCTGGCTGGGCAGCAATTGCCTGTACCTCGAAGACCTCTACATCACCCCCGAACAACGCGGCGGCGGCGCCGGCAAGACCCTGCTGCGCCACTTGGCGAAAATCGCCTGCGCCAACGACTGCGGCCGCTTCGAATGGAGTGTGCTGGAGTGGAACACCCCGGCTATCGAATTCTACAAATCCCTCGGCGCGCAACCGCAGGAGGAATGGGTGCGGTATCGCATGGATGGCAAGGTCTTGCGCGAGTTCGCTGCAGGTAACTGA
- a CDS encoding 2-dehydro-3-deoxygalactonokinase → MQAQLIALDWGTTSLRAYKLAADGVVLEQRALSSGIMQLPKTPRIIHGHECADGFELAFDEACGDWLDAQPDLPVIACGMVGSAQGWREAAYCETPADVAHLGNSLQTVISLRGTPVHIVPGVIQRSRLPNVMRGEETQVLGVLQSLPAEAGNNLLIGLPGSHSKWVEVVNGRITHFDTFMTGEVFAVLSEHSILGRTQQPSATFDAQAFDRGVQIALSADAELGVLSTLFSARTLGLTGELRPSAQADYLSGLMIGHELAALANVQRRRRNQANLPAIVLIGNAQLCTRYQRALDACGFAQVTLAEQATERGLWQLARAAGLIDSSSR, encoded by the coding sequence ATGCAGGCGCAATTGATCGCGCTCGATTGGGGGACAACCTCATTACGTGCTTACAAACTCGCGGCGGACGGTGTGGTGCTGGAGCAGCGTGCACTGTCGTCCGGGATCATGCAGTTGCCCAAGACCCCGCGAATCATCCACGGTCATGAATGCGCCGATGGTTTTGAACTGGCCTTCGACGAGGCCTGCGGTGACTGGCTCGACGCTCAGCCGGATTTGCCGGTGATCGCTTGCGGTATGGTCGGGAGTGCCCAGGGCTGGCGCGAAGCGGCTTACTGCGAGACGCCGGCGGACGTCGCCCATCTCGGAAATTCCCTACAGACCGTTATCAGTCTTCGCGGCACGCCAGTGCATATCGTCCCGGGCGTGATCCAGCGTTCGCGCCTGCCGAATGTGATGCGTGGCGAAGAAACCCAGGTCCTCGGCGTGCTGCAAAGTCTGCCGGCCGAGGCGGGTAACAATCTGCTGATCGGCCTGCCGGGCAGCCACTCGAAATGGGTAGAAGTGGTCAATGGCCGCATCACGCATTTCGACACCTTCATGACTGGCGAAGTCTTCGCCGTACTCAGCGAACACAGCATTCTTGGCCGTACCCAACAGCCGAGCGCGACCTTCGATGCGCAGGCGTTCGATCGCGGCGTGCAAATCGCGCTGTCGGCGGATGCTGAGCTGGGTGTGCTGTCGACCCTGTTCAGCGCCCGCACCCTCGGCCTCACTGGTGAACTGCGCCCGAGCGCTCAAGCGGATTATCTCTCCGGCCTGATGATCGGCCATGAGCTGGCCGCGCTTGCCAATGTGCAGCGGCGCCGGCGCAATCAAGCGAACCTTCCAGCGATCGTGCTCATCGGTAATGCGCAATTGTGCACGCGCTACCAACGCGCCCTCGACGCCTGCGGCTTTGCTCAGGTGACGCTAGCCGAGCAGGCGACCGAGCGTGGCCTGTGGCAACTGGCGCGCGCCGCCGGACTGATCGATTCCTCATCCCGTTAA
- a CDS encoding IclR family transcriptional regulator, with the protein MQEDAPEKTKDAAPTGTQTLLRGLGVVQAVASGARDLKEIARLIGTTRSTTHRLASCLVDERYLRVAPQIGYLLGPKLIELGFQAREELPLVTLAGPFLDELSALTGDTVHLGIREGDEVLYLLKNPGRNGPEMRSRVGHRMPLVRTGIGKALMLDDSPQDWRRLYDISLPAGGKSQFWPQHPQQSWEQLEQRMGEYVAGGYAFDLEDNEPSIRCVAAPIRDASKGIVAAISIASTVPYMPLEKMAELIPLLKGVTTRLSAELGLKV; encoded by the coding sequence ATGCAGGAAGACGCCCCGGAAAAAACCAAGGACGCCGCGCCCACCGGCACCCAGACGCTGTTGCGCGGCCTCGGTGTAGTCCAAGCGGTGGCCAGCGGCGCGCGTGATCTCAAGGAGATTGCCCGGCTGATCGGCACCACGCGCAGCACCACCCATCGTCTGGCCAGTTGCCTGGTCGATGAGCGCTATCTGCGCGTGGCGCCGCAAATCGGTTATCTGCTTGGGCCGAAACTGATCGAACTGGGCTTTCAGGCCCGCGAAGAGTTGCCGCTAGTGACCTTGGCCGGACCGTTTCTGGATGAGTTGTCGGCGCTGACCGGCGATACCGTGCATCTGGGCATTCGCGAAGGCGATGAAGTGCTGTATCTGCTGAAGAATCCGGGGCGCAACGGCCCGGAAATGCGTTCGCGGGTCGGCCATCGCATGCCGCTGGTGCGCACCGGGATCGGCAAGGCATTGATGCTCGATGACTCGCCGCAGGACTGGCGGCGGCTGTACGACATCAGCCTGCCAGCGGGTGGCAAAAGTCAGTTCTGGCCGCAGCATCCCCAGCAATCGTGGGAACAGCTCGAACAGCGCATGGGCGAATACGTCGCCGGTGGTTACGCCTTCGATCTGGAAGACAACGAACCGTCGATCCGCTGCGTGGCGGCGCCGATTCGCGATGCGAGCAAGGGCATTGTTGCCGCGATCAGCATCGCCAGCACCGTGCCGTACATGCCGCTGGAAAAAATGGCCGAGTTGATCCCCCTGCTCAAAGGGGTCACAACCCGGCTGTCGGCGGAGCTTGGCTTGAAGGTGTAA